Below is a window of Thermodesulfomicrobium sp. WS DNA.
ATTTGCGCCTGAAGCAGGCTGTCGCGAATCAGCCCCACCGCGGGGCCGGGCTTGATGCCGGCGATGTCCATGATCTGCTTGCCGTTGAGCAGCGGCTCCAGCAGCTCTTCACGGATATCGGCCCGGTCGAGCATCTTCATGTTGTGGTTGAACTCGGTGTAGGCCGCGCCGCGGGCCTTGATGTTGGCTCGGGCGATCTCGATGAGCCGCGGGTACTCGTCCAGGGCCTTGAAGCGGCGGATGCCTTTGTCGGTGAGCATGAAATGGAAATGCATGTGGTGCCGCACCAGGTGGCAGATGAGGTCCACCTCGTCGGTGTTGAACCGCAGACGCTTGAGGATCTTGCGGGCCACTTTGGCCCCCACCCGATGGTGCTGGTAGAAGGTGATGCGTTCTCCCACGCTTTCACCGGTGTAGAGCTTGCCGCAGTCGTGGAAGAGGCAGGCCAGGGTGCCGTACCAGTCGTAGGGGAGTTCCTCGGGGTAGTGGCGCATGACCGCTACCGTATGCTCCCATACGGACTCGTGCTGGTCTTCGCTCTTGGTCTCGAAGATGCGCGACAAGGCAGCGAGCTCGGGCACCAGGCCGTGGAGGATCATGGTGTCGAAGAGCAGCTGCACGAAGCGCCACATGTTTTCCGCCTCCACCTTGCGCCACTCGTCCATGATG
It encodes the following:
- a CDS encoding HD domain-containing protein; translation: MPQPIRDAASLCKTIMRNGYDAYVIGAALHERLLAHSKDATVDICTDLDLDGLRGLFPEVKAAEGPMFATLTQGESVFHFYAADVLDASHPEVCVAQLTPRMILSLQECEEFPLSVACPYIPQPRDTYDGFESLDRGVVQLKGIPDETLKHDYSRAIRALRFAANYHLPIEANTWMALVRSSRRVLDYVSVTDIMDEWRKVEAENMWRFVQLLFDTMILHGLVPELAALSRIFETKSEDQHESVWEHTVAVMRHYPEELPYDWYGTLACLFHDCGKLYTGESVGERITFYQHHRVGAKVARKILKRLRFNTDEVDLICHLVRHHMHFHFMLTDKGIRRFKALDEYPRLIEIARANIKARGAAYTEFNHNMKMLDRADIREELLEPLLNGKQIMDIAGIKPGPAVGLIRDSLLQAQISGDVATVDEAVQFVLRYKELNRL